TGAAGCGCGGCACCGTGAACAAGACCCTCGTCTACTTCCAGGGCGGGGGCGCGTGCTGGAACGCGGCCACCTGCCTGCTCGGCACCTTCAAGCCCGAGGCCGGGCCCGGCGACAACCCGGCCGGCGCCACCACGGGCTTCGCGGACTTCACGAATCCCGAGAACCCCTTCCGCGACTGGAACGCGGTGTTCGTGCCCTACTGCACCGGCGACGTGCACTGGGGCGACGCGGTGGTCGAGCACGACCCCGGCAACCCCACGGCGACGATCCACCACAAGGGCCGCATCAACGCCGCCGTGGCGGAAAAGTTCGCCCGCGAGCACTTCGTGAGCCCGGACCAGGTGTTCGTGACCGGCTCGAGCGCGGGCTCGTACGGCGCGGCGGTGAACGCCCTCGCGCTCCAGGAGTTCGCCTGGCCCTCGACCCCGTTCGCCGTGCTCGGCGACGCCGGCAACGGCGTCATCACCCAGGACTTCCTCGAGAACGACCTCGCGAAGTGGGGGATCGAGAAGAACCTCCCGCGCTGGATCCCGGGCCTCGACAAGCCGCTCTCCGAGCTGCGGGCGTCCGACCTGTGGGCGGAGGCGGCGCTCTACTACCCGCAGAGCCGCTTCGGGAACTACACCACGTCCTACGACGGCCCCGCCGGCGGGCAGGTCGGCTTCTACAACGTCATGCTGAACGGCGACAACTTCCTCGAGTGGCTGAACTGGTGGAAGCCGAGCTGCGAGTGGAACGAGAAGATGCGCGAGCTCGCGTACGACTCGGCGGCGACGGCGCCGGACAACTACCGCTACTACATCGGCGCCGGCTCCCGGCACACCATGTGGGGCTACGACAAGGTCTACACCGACACGACCGGCGGCGTGCCGACGATCGTGAGCTGGATCGACGCCATGCTCGCCGGCACGCCGGACTGGGCCAACGTCGAGTGCAGCGACTGCGGCCAGCTCCTGCCCGGCGACCCCCGGCCGAGCCCCGTGCAGCCGCCCTACGTGACCGACCCCGCCACCGGCGAGACCCGCATCGTCTGCGACTGAGAGAACAGGGCTCCTGCGCTCCGCTCGTCCGGGGACGGGTCTGCCCCCTGCCGCGTCACGGCACGGCGAACCGGGCCCGGGTCAGACGCGCTCGCGGTCGGGCTGGCGGAGGGTGTCGGTGAGGAAGAAGGTGCCGGTGGCGCGGGCCAGCATCTTGTCCTGCTCGTCGAGGATCTCGCCCTCGGCGTAGGCGAGCGAGCGGGTGCGCTGGACGCAGCGACCGAAGGCGCGGATCGTGCCGCCCTGGACCGGCCGGAAGTAGTTGATCTTGAGCTCGACGGTGGCGCAGCCGCGCCCCGCCGGCAGCTCCGCGATCACGGCGCGGCCGAGAGCGGTGTCGAGCATCGAGAAGAGGACACCGCCGTGGGCGCGCGCGGCCAGGCTCATGTGGCGCTCGTCGAGCCGCAGCTCGAGCGTGAAGGCGCCGTCCACCATGCCGAGCGACTCGATCCCGAGATGGCGCGTGAACTCCACCGGAGCCTCCTGCCCTGGCGCCGCTGCTAGCGTTTCGCGATGGGTACGCTCGCACACCGGCTGCGCGTCGCCATCGCCGTCGCGCTCGTCGGGCTGCTGGCCGCCGCGGGCGCGCTGTGGGCCGCCCGCACCGCCCTGACCGAGCGCGCGCTCGTCGCCGCGCTCGCCGCGCGTGGCGTCGCGCCGGTGGCCCTGCGCGTCGAGCGCCTCGACGGCAGCGGCCTCGGGATCGAGGCGCTCGCGATCGACCCCGCCGGCGCCCCCGACCTCGCCGCCGCGCGCGTCGAGGCCGACTGGTCCTGGGCCGGCCTGCGCGCCGGCCGGCTCGACGCGCTCCGCGTCACCCGCCTGCGCCTGCGCGCGACCCTCGGCGAAGCCGGCCTCTCGTTCGGAGCCCTCGACCCGCTGCTCGCAGGCCCCGCCGCGCCCGCCGCCGAGCCGCTGCCGCCGCCGCCCGTCGCCGAGCTCGTCCTCGACGACGCACGGCTCCTCCTCTCGACACCGGAGGGCGTTGCAGAGGTCGCGCTCACGGGAGCCTTCGACGCCGCTCCCGGCGGCGCCGTGGCCGGCGGCGCGACGCTCGCCCTCGAGCACCCGCTCGGCGCCGCCCGCGGCCGCCTCGAGCTCGAAGGCCGGCTCGACGCGCTCGCCTTCCGCGCCACGCTCGACGGGCACGCGGCCCGGGCGGAGCGCCGCGTCGCCCTGTCGGCGCAGGGCCGCCTCGAGGGCGGCGCCCTGCGCGCGGAGTGGGAGCTCGCGCCGCTCGTCTTCGTGCCCGGCGCGCTCCAGCCCGCCGCGCTCTACCCGCCCCTCGCGCGGCTCGGCCTGCGCGACGTGGCCGGCCGCGTGGAGGCCCGCGGCCAGGTGCGCCGCGACGCCGCCGGCGCCTTCGCCTGGAGCGCCGGCCTCGCCCTGCGCGAGCTTGCCGCCACGGCGCCGCTCGCGCGCGTCGAGGGCCTGCACGCCGCCCTCGCCCTGGCCGGCCCACCCCTACACACAGAGACGTCCCAGCTCGTCGCGATCGGCCTGCTCGACGTCGGCGTCCCGCTGACCGACGGCCTCCTCGAAGGCCGCCTGCGCCGCGACGGCGCCCTCGCCCTGCGCAGCGCCCGGTTCCGGTTCGCGGGCGGGACCCTCGAGGCGGGCGAGACCGTCGTCGATCCCCGCCGCGGCCCGGGCGCCGTCACCCTGCGCGCGCGCGGGCTCGAGCTCGCGCGCCTGCTCGAGGAGGTCGCGCTCGCGGGCCTCGCGGGCAGCGGCCAGGTGGAGGGCGAGCTGCCGCTCGTGCGCGAGGGCGAGGCCCTTGTCGTGCGCGGCGGCGTGCTGCGCACCACGGCTCCCGGCGGCACGATCCGCTACGCGCCGGCCGCCTCCGTCCGCCAGCTCGCCGCCTCCCGCCCCTACGACCTCGGCCTCGCGATCGAGGCCTTCTCCGACTTCCGCTACGAGACGCTCGAGGCGCGCATCGACGGCGACCTCGCCGGCACGCTCACGGTGGACCTCCACGTGCGCGGCGCGAACCCGGCCTTCCAGGACGGCCGCCCGGTCGAGCTCGACCTGACGCTCGAGGCCCGGCTCGCCGATCTCGTGCGCGCCGGGCAGGCGTCCTATCGTGTGCCGGCGGCCGTCGAGGAGCGGCTGCGGGCCTTCTCGGAGGGGAGAGCACCGCCGTGAGCCGGACCGGGTCGCTCGCCAGCGCCGCCCTCGCGGCCGGCATCGCCGCCGCCGCGGCCGGCTGCCAGCCGCGCGTCGCCGTCGAGGCTCCGAAGGAGCCGATCGTGATCCAGATGAACATCAAGATCGAGCACGAGATCAAGGTGCAGGTGGACCGCGAGCTCGACGACCTGATCGCGAGCGAGAAGGACATCTTCTGATGGCGCTCCATCTTCGACGCCTCGCCTCCCTCCTCCTGCTGCTCGCGCTCGGCCCCGCGCCCGCCGCCCGGGCCCTCGACCTCGACGCCGCCCGCGCGCAGGGCCTGGTGGGCGAGCAGACCGACGGCTACGTCGGCGCGGTGCGGGGCGAGGGCGGCGCGGAGGTGGCGCAGCTCGTCGCCGCGGTGAACGCGAAGCGGCGCGCCGCCTACGAGAAGATCGCGCGCGAGCAGGGCACCGACGTCACGGCCGTGGCCGCGCTGGCCGGACAGAAGCTCATCGCGCGCGCACCGGCCGGGAGCTGGATCGGGGACGGCGGGCGCTGGTACCAGAAGGCCCGCTAGGAGGCCGGCGCGGCGCGCGGCGGGCCCCCGGCGAGCGAGGTCCGTCAGCCGCTCGCGCACCCGACACCGCGGTGCGATGCCGCGAACGCGAGCCCGTCGCGGGCACCGAGCGCGAAGGTCTCGTGCACGAGCGCGGGGCTCGCGTAGTCCCAGGTGTCGATCGGGATCGGCGCGGAGGGCTGCACGTAGACGCGCCCGGGCACGCGCGGGAGCCGCGCCGGCGCGAAGCGCCGGGTCAGCAGCACGAGCGTGCGGCGGGCGGGCTCGACCGCCTCGACCGGCACGCCGTCCACGATCCCCCCGTCGAGGACGGGGCGGCCGTCGCGCAGGTAGAGCGGCAGCGCGGGCGGCGTGCACGAGGAGTGGAGCAGGAGCGCGGCGAGCTCCTCGGCCGACGCGCACTCGCGCACCGAGACGAGCTCGGGGCGGAACCCGCAGCGCCGGCCCCAGACCGCGTGGACGCCCCCGCCGAGGAACTGCTCGAGATACGAGCCGGCGAAGCCGAGCAGGAGGGTTCCGAGCCGGCCCGTGCGCGCCGGCGGGCGGCCGAGGAGCACCCGCACGTCCGGCCCGCGGTGCAGCTCGGCGAGCCGGCTCGCGCTCGTGATCGCCAGGATCGTGGCGCGGTAGATGCGCTCGTGCGGGAAGGCCGGGAGCCCGCGCAGCCAGTTGCGGGGCAGGAAGTTGCCGCGGTTGGTGGCGATCCGGGCCGTGAACTCCCCGACCAGGTCCTCGAAGACCCCCGTCAGCGCGGCGCACGCCATCGCCGCGCCGGCGCTGACCGCGCCCACGCGCTCGGGCTCGATCCCGAGGCGGCTCGCCGCGGTGGACCAGAAGCCGAGCTGCCAGAAGCAGCGGCAGCCGCCGCCGGCGAAGACCGCCGCGTCGAAGGGAGAGTGCGACACCGGGGCGGATTCTAGTCCGTCGGCCAACCGACGGGAATCGCCATTCCTGGCCGCAGGTCCGGGACTCCGCGGCCCGCCGGCAAGCGGGTCGCGCGAGGGCGCGTCAGAGCTCGCAGAAGACGAGCTCGGCCGCCTCCTGACACCGTCCGGTGACGATGGCCTCCTGGCCGTAGCGGCGCCCGAGCGCCAGGGCCGCGTCCCGCGCGAGCCCGAGCACGAGGAGACCTGGCTCGGGCGGCCAGTCGCCGCCGTCGCCGCAGCTCGCCCCGCGCAGCCACGGGTGCCCCGAGGCGACGACCTCGGCCTCGAGCCGGGCCTGGGCGGCCGCGTTCGCGGCGGGCGCGGCGAGCTGGCCGCCCGGGTTGTGGGCGGTCAGGTAGGCCCACTCCGCGAGGCCGCGCGCGGCGAGCAGCGCATCGAGGCGCGCGCAGCGCGCGCCGATCCGGATGTCGAGCCGCTCGGAGCCGTCGGCGGCGGCGTAGGTCGTGGCGCGGTAGGCGGCCTCGCGCGGGCTGTGCGGCACGCGCCCGAGGGTACCCGGCGGGGGCGGCGTACGGCTCATGGGCGGGGGCATCGTGGGACTCACGCGCAGGGCCGCCGCTGCGCGCGCGGCCGCGCGCCTACTGCGGCTGGCCGCCGCGCGCCAGGCAGTCGTCGCGCAGCATGAACTCGACGCGGCCCGCGAGCTGGCAGCCCGCGATCGCCTCGTTCTTCGGGTCCGAGCCGAGGGTGCGCGCGGTCTCCCACCACGACGGCCCAGCGGGCTTCGCCGCGGGGGCGCCGGCCGCCGCCGGCTTCGACCCGGCTGGCTTCGAGGCCTCGGCGGTCTTCCGCGACCCCTGGTACCGCTCCATGCTCTTGTCGATCTCGTCGAGGAAGCAGCCGGGCAGGACGGCGAGGCCGAGGAGCAGGGCGACGGGGAGCAGCCCGATGCGCATGCCCCGTCATCGGCCGGCCGGCCGCCCGGCGTGAGCCGCCACGTCCGCCTCGTCGATGTCGATCCAGCCGTCGCGGGCGTAGGCGCAGGCGCGCTCGGGGCGCTCGAGGAGGACCCGGGCGAGGGCCCTGTCGATGCGGGCCTCGGCGAAGGGGGCGAGCGTCTCGCTGTGGCGCAGCACGGCGGCGCCCTCCTCGAGCAGGTCGGCCCGGCGGCGCGCGGTGCCGAGGCAGAGCAGGCCGGCCCCGAGCTCCACCTGGTAGTCGAGGCGCGCCGGCGAGATCGCGACGGCGCGCCGGCTGTACTCGACCGAGCGCTCCTTGTCGCCGCGCACGCCGAGCACCCAGGAGAGCCAGATCCACTCGGGCACGATCCGGTAGAAGGCGGCCGCGTAGTGGTAGAGGTTGCCGAGCGTGGTGTCGTCGGCGCTCTCGCGGCCGGCGGGCTCGAGCGCGATCGCGCGCCCGAGCAGATCGGCGATCACCGGGGCGAGGCGGGCGGACTCGATCACGCCCTGGGTGGTCGTGATGCGGCCGAGCGCGGCGGCCAGCCAGAACATGCACTCGGCGCAGCGCGCATCGAGCGCGAGGCTCGCGCGGGCGAAGGCCTCGGCGCGCCGGAAGCCCGCGAGGCGCGCCTCCTCGCTCGCGACGGGCAGCCGCTCGCTGTGCCGCCACGCGAGGCGCGCAAGGCGCCAGAGCGGCTCGGGCTCGGCGGGCAGCGCGCCCGCGAGCCGCTCGAAGCGATCGGCCGACGCGGCGAGCTGGTCGGCGCGCTCGAGCTCGCGGCCTTCGCGCGCGAGCGCGCGCAGCGCGGCGCCACCGGGGTGCGCGTCGAGCGCGCTCGCGAGGTCGGCGCGCGCGGGCAGGGCCACGGCGGCGAGCAGCAGCGGAAGGAGCAGCGAGGCGAGCCGCGCCATCCCGGCATTCTAGGTGTGCATGCCGCACGGCGGGAAGATGGAAATAGGCTGATCGGGGACGAAGATCCGGATCTGGACCAGGATCAGAACGCGTACGGACCGCCGCGCTCGAGCGAGCGCTTGTAGGCCGGCCGCGCCTGGATGCGCTCGAGGAAGGCCGCCAGGTTCGGGAAGTGGTCGAGGCCGTAGAGGAGCCGCGTCGCCTGGATCACGAACGAGAGATGGATGTCGGCGGCCGTGAGCTCGTCGCCGACGAACCACTCGCGGCCCGCGAGCTCCGAGTCGAGCCAGCTCATGTGGGTCTCGATCTCGCTCGCGATGCGCGGCGCGAGCGGCGCGCCCGCCTCCCCGAGCCGCGCCATGTAGAGCCGCAGCATCACGGGCAGCATGGCGGAGCCCTCGGCGTAGTGGAGGAGCTGGAGGTAGCGCACGAAGTCGGGCGAGGACGCGGGCGGCGCGAGGCGGCCCTTGCCGTACTTCCGCACCAGGTACTCGAGGATCGCGCCCGACTCGATCACCACCGTCTCGCCGTCCTTCAGGATCGGCGACTTGCCGAGCGGGTGGACCTTCTTCAGCGACTCGGGCGCGAGCTGGGTCTGGGGGTCGCGCTGGTAGCGGACGATCTCGTAGGGCAGCTCGAGCTCCTCGAGCAGCCACAGGACGCGCTGGGAGCGGGAGTTGTTGAGATGGTGGACCTCGATCATGGGGGGCTCCTCGGGCCGGTGATCCCGAGCCTAGGACAGTCGGCTAGCCTCCGCGCCATGCCCGCGCGCCCGCTTCCCGGCACCCTCGACGTGATCGGCCCCGACACCTTCGCACGCCACGGCTATCCGCACGCGGCCTGGAAGCGCCTGCGCGAGGAGGCGCCGGTCCACTGGTTCGACCTGCCGGGGGGCGTCGGCTTCTGGGCGATCACGAAGCGCGAGGACGTGGTCTGGATCTCGAAGCAGCCCGAGCGCTTCCGCAACGCGCCGCGGCTCGCGATCTTCGAGCAGGGCGCGCCGGTCGAGGGCGAGCGCACGCTCGCGCGGCATCTCCTCAACATGGACCCGCCCGAGCACGCCGCCTTCCGCCAGGCCGCGAGCCACTGGTTCACGCCGCGCGCCATCACGCGCCGCCAGCCCGAGGTCGAGCGCATCACGCGCGACCTGCTCGCCGCGATGGCCGGCGACGGCGAGGAGCGCACGGGCGACTTCGTCACCGACCTCGCCGCGCCGCTCACCCTGCACGTGCTGGCCGACATGCTCGGCGTCCCGCGCGCCGACTGGCGGCTCATGTTCCGCTGGACCAACCAGATCGCCGGCGCGAGCGACGCCGAGTACCAGACGGGCGACGCCCCGATCGACGGGGTCGAGGACGCCCGCCACGGCCTCTTCGCCTACTTCAGCGACCTGGCCGCCGAGCGCCGCAAGGAGCCGCGCGACGACATGGTGAGCGTGCTCGCGAACGCCACCGTCGAGGGCGCGCCGATGCCGGCCTTCGAGCTGCTCTCCTACTTCCTCCTGCTCGTGGTCGCCGGCAACGAGACCACGCGCAACGCCGCGAGCGGCGGGCTCCTCGCGCTGATCGAGCATCCCGGCGAGCTCGCGAAGCTGCGCCGCGACGCGCGCCTCGTCCCGAGCGCCGTCGAGGAGATCGTGCGCTGGACCTCGCCGGTGATCCAGTTCTGCCGCACCCCCGTCGAGGACGTCGAGCTGCGCGGCCAGCGGATCCGCGCGCGCGACTCGCTCTGCCTCCTCTACCCCTCGGCGAACCGCGACGCCGACGCCTTCGCCGAGCCCGACCGCTTCCGCGTGGACCGCCGCCCGAACCCGCACCTCGGCTTCGGGATCGGCGAGCACTTCTGCCTCGGGGCGAACCTCGCGCGGCTCGAGCTGCGCGTGATCTTCGCCGAGCTCGCCGCGCGCCTCGAGGCGATCGAGCTCGCGGGCCCGGTCGAGCGCATGCGCTCGAGCTTCCTCGGCGGCGTCAAGCGGATGCCGATCCGCTACCGGCTGCGGCCGGCCTGAGCGGCGCCTCGCGCGCCGCGCCCGCCGCCAGGTGCTTCAGGAGCTCGGCCTGGACGAGCCGGCGGCCGGGCGCGAGGCGGTGCGAGAGGCCGTTGAGCAGGACCAGGGTGCGCGCGACCAGCGCGAAGTCCTCGGGGATCCGGCGCAGCCGGCTCTCGCCGAGGATCGCGAGGACGCCGGCCTCCGTGTCGCGGTCGCCCACCATCATGAGGAGCAGCGAGCGCAGGCTCCCGGGCCGCAGCGCCGTCACGTCGAAGCCGAGCGCGCCGGCCGCGGCGAGCGCGGCCTCCGCGTCGCCGACCAGCGAGGCCACCATCATCTGCGCCACCTGCCGCGCGAAGCCCGGCGGCAGCTCCTTGCACAGGCCGAAGTCGAGGAGGCCGATCCGGCCGTCGGGCAGGACCAGCAGGTTCCCCGGGTGCGGGTCGCCGTGGAAGAAGCCGTGCTCGAAGATCATCGTGCCGTAGAGGGCGCCGATCCGGCGCGCGACGTCGGAGAGCCGGTGGCCCGCCGCGCGCACGGCCTCCGTGCGCGCGACCGGGATCCCCTCCAGGTACTCGAGGACGAGCACGTTCTCGCCGCAGAGCTCCGGGTGGACGCGGGGCACCACCACGTCGGGGAGGTCCACGAGCGACTTCGCGAGCCGCTCGGTGGAGCGCGCCTCGCGCCGGAAGTCGAGCTCGAGCTCGATGAAGCGGGTCACCTCGGTCACGAGCGCGCGCAGGTCGATCCGGCTCTGGAGGCGCTGGACGATCCCGACCACGCGCCGGAGCATGCCGAGGTCGAGCGGGATGATGCGCGGGATCTCGGGGTAGCGGATCTTCACGACCACCGGGCGGCCGTCGTGCAGGGTCGCGCGGTGGACCTGCGCGAGCGAGGCGGCGGCGAGCGCCCGCTCGTCGATCGCGGCGAAGAGCTCGGCGAGCGGGCGGCCGAGGTCACGCTCGACGAGCGGGGCCAGGGTCGCGAAGGGGCGCGGGGGCACCGCGTCGTGGAAGCGGCTCAGGCGCTCGACGAAGGGCGCCGGGAGGACGTCGGCGCGCGCGCCGAGGACCTGGGCGGCCTTGGTGAAGGCGCCCGCGAGCGTGAGGGCGACGCTCTCGATCTCGCGCGCGGCGGCGGCGTGCGCGCGCTGCCAGGCCGCGTCGCCCGGGGGCCAGCGGCCCGCGCGGTCGCGCAGGAGGAGGAGCCAGTAGCGCGGGACCACGCGCGCGAGCGCCCAGACGACGCGCAGGACCCGGATCCCGCGGAGGTGCCGGATCACGGCGGAGGCCCTTCCGGGGACGTGACACCGCGGAGGAACAGCTCGGCGATCGTCCGCGTGATCTCCTCCTCGGGCACCGGCAGGAAGCGCCCGGCGCCCAGCACCTCCTGGCTCAGGAAGACGACGACGATCATCCCGACCAGGGCGCGGACGGCGATCACGGGCGAGAGCCGGCCCGCGAGCCGGGCCCCGAGGCGCGACTCGAGATGGCGCGCGAGGGCGGCGTTGGTCGGCACGAGGACGCGCTCGACCGCCTCGCGCGCCTGCTCGAGGTGCGTCGGCAGCTCGCGCATCGCGACCAGCAGGAGCTCGCGATGGCCGGCGAGGTGGCGCCAGGCGCCGCGCACGAAGGCGTGGACGGCGTCCTCCATGGGCTCGGTCTCGAGCGCGCGGATCAGCGCGAGCACGTCCGGCACGAGCGAGTTGCGCCGCAGCACCTCGAGGAGCAGCGCGCCCTTGCTCTCGAAGTAGAGGTAGAAGGTGCCCTTCGCGATCCCGGCCTCGCGGGCGATCGCCGCGACGGGGGTGCGGTCGAAGCCGCGCTCCGCCCAGAGCTTCAGGGCGACCTCGGCGAGGGCCGTCCGGCGGGCCTCGTAGAAGGCGTCCCGCTCGCTTGCCGGGATCCGGGGCATGCGGCTATTATGACCAACCAGTCGGTCATTCTCCAACCCCGCGCCCGCCCGCGAGGACCCTCGATGACCTCCCCGGCCCCTCCGCCCGCCGCCTCCGGCACCGGCGACTTCGACCTCCTCGGGCCGCTGCGCAGCGCCGGCACGCTCGAGAACCCCTATCCCCTCTACGCCGTGCTCCGGACCGTGCGCCCCGTCCTCCCGGTGCCGGTGCCGGGCCACACGGGCCCCGGCCTGTGGATGCTGACCCGCTACCGCGACGTCCACGCCGCGCTGCGCGACCCGCGCTTCTCGGTCGAGCGCATCCGCGCCCCGCTCGTGCGCGACAACCTCGAGCGCATGCCCGAGTTCGTGCGCCAGAGCGCGACCGGCCTGCGCTCGCTGCTGATCATGGACCCGCCCGACCACACGCGCGTGCGCAAGCTCGTGAACAAGGCCTTCACGCCCCGGCGCATCGCCGCGCTCCACGGGCACATCGAGGCGATCGTCGGCGCGCTCGTGGACGAGGCGCAGGCCCGGGGCCGCTTCGACCTCGTCCACGACTTCGCCGAGCCGCTCCCCGCGATCGTGATCGCCGAGCTGCTCGGGGTCCCGGCCGAGGACCACCGCCGCTTCCGCGAGTGGTCGGGCGCCCTGATCGCAGGCCTGGCCGCGCCCGACCCCGCGACGCGTGCGGCCGGCGCCGGCGCGGCCCGCAGCCTCCTCGCCTACCTCGCCGACACCATCGCCGCCCGCCGCCGCGCCCCGCGCGACGACCTGATCAGCGCGCTCCTCGCGGCGCAGGAGGAGCGCGACGCCCTGAGCGACGCCGAGCTCCTCGCCACCGCCAACCTGCTCCTGCTCGCCGGCCACGAGACCGCGACCAACCTGATCGGCAACGGCACGCTCGCGCTCCTGCGCGAGCCCGACCAGTGGCGGCGCCTGTGCGCAGACCCGGCGCTCCTGCCGGGCGCCGTCGAGGAGCTGCTCCGCTACGACGGCCCCGTGCAGGCGACCCTGCGCGTCGCGCTCGAGGACGTCGCGATCGACGCCAGCGTGATCCCGGCGGGCGCGCTCGTGCTCGTCGGCATCGGCGCCGCGAACCACGACCCCGACACCTTCGCGGATCCCGACGAGCTCGACCTCGCACGCGACCCGAATCCGCACCTGGCGTTCGGCTTCGGCGCGCACTTCTGCCTGGGCGCCTCGCTCGCGCGCCTCGAGGCGCGGCTCGCCTTCGAGGCGCTGGCGCGGCGCCTTCCCGGGCTCACCCTCGTGGACGAGCGGCCCGCCTACCGGCCGAGCCCGGTGCTGCGCGGGCTCGCGCGCCTCGAGGTGGCGGTGGCGTAGCCGGGGCGCTCACGGCCTCGCGGGCTCGCGCAGGGCCTCCCGCACGGTCCCCGCCGAGGCGAGCGCGCGCTTCCAGAACTCCTGGGTGCCCGCCCCGAGCAGCTCGCGCGCGGCCTCGACGAGCGCGTGCTGCGCCGCGCTGGCCAGCGCGCCCCCGGTCGAGACCCGCTTCGCGCCGGCCGCGAAGAGCTCGGGCACCGTGGGCCCGCCCGGCAGGACCAGCACGTTCAGCGGCCGGTCGATCTCGGCCACGACGCTGCGCACCTGCTCGACCGTCGCGAGCGCGGGGGCGTAGAGCACGTCCGCGCCCGCCTCCTGGTAGGCCTGCAGGCGCGCGATCGTGTCGGCCAGGTCCGGCTTGCCGCGCAGGAAGTTCTCGCAGCGGGCCGTCAGCACGAGCGGGGACGCGTCCTGGCGGCTCGCCTCCACGGCCGCACACACGCGCTCGACGGCGAGCCCCGCCGGATAGAGCCCCGCCTCGGCCCCGTAGTCCTCGATCGAGCAGCCGGCGAGCCCCGTGCGGCTCGCGAGCGCGATCGTCTCGGCCACGAACGCGGGCGCGTCGCCGAAGCCGTTCTCGAGATCGGCGCTGACCGGAAGCGGTGTCGCCGCCGCGATCTGCCGGCAGTGCGCGAGCGCCTCGTCGCGCGTGACCCCGCCGTCCGGGCGCCCGAGCGCGTTCGCGAAGCCCGCGCTCGTCGTCGCCAGCGCCCGGAAGCCGAGCGCCGCGAGGATGCGCGCCGACCCCACGTCCCACGGGTTCGGAATCAGGAACGGCGTCCCGTGCATCTCGCGGAAGAGCCCTCGTCGATCCATCACGTCCTCCTGCCGCGCCGGCCCCCGGCCCGATGTTGTCCTCGCCGGCGGTCCCGGGAAAGGGGCCGGTCCGGGAGGACACCCGCGACACGGATCCCGGCTCGGGCCCGGCCCCCTGCCCCGGCGCGAGCGCCTGCTGCCGCCGCATCCGGCCGGCCCGCCCGGCGGGCGCGGCGCGCTCCGGCCCGGCGCGACGCGCCCGGGCCGGGTGCGGCCCCACCCGGCGGGCGCTGGCCCGGCGCGGCCCGGACCCGATCCGACAGCGGCGGGCGAGAACGCTTGACCTTCCCGCCTGCGCTCTGGTAGCGCTGGGCCGCAGATGATCCGC
The DNA window shown above is from Deltaproteobacteria bacterium and carries:
- a CDS encoding AarF/ABC1/UbiB kinase family protein — protein: MIRHLRGIRVLRVVWALARVVPRYWLLLLRDRAGRWPPGDAAWQRAHAAAAREIESVALTLAGAFTKAAQVLGARADVLPAPFVERLSRFHDAVPPRPFATLAPLVERDLGRPLAELFAAIDERALAAASLAQVHRATLHDGRPVVVKIRYPEIPRIIPLDLGMLRRVVGIVQRLQSRIDLRALVTEVTRFIELELDFRREARSTERLAKSLVDLPDVVVPRVHPELCGENVLVLEYLEGIPVARTEAVRAAGHRLSDVARRIGALYGTMIFEHGFFHGDPHPGNLLVLPDGRIGLLDFGLCKELPPGFARQVAQMMVASLVGDAEAALAAAGALGFDVTALRPGSLRSLLLMMVGDRDTEAGVLAILGESRLRRIPEDFALVARTLVLLNGLSHRLAPGRRLVQAELLKHLAAGAAREAPLRPAAAGSGSASA
- a CDS encoding TetR/AcrR family transcriptional regulator, producing MPRIPASERDAFYEARRTALAEVALKLWAERGFDRTPVAAIAREAGIAKGTFYLYFESKGALLLEVLRRNSLVPDVLALIRALETEPMEDAVHAFVRGAWRHLAGHRELLLVAMRELPTHLEQAREAVERVLVPTNAALARHLESRLGARLAGRLSPVIAVRALVGMIVVVFLSQEVLGAGRFLPVPEEEITRTIAELFLRGVTSPEGPPP
- a CDS encoding cytochrome P450 → MTSPAPPPAASGTGDFDLLGPLRSAGTLENPYPLYAVLRTVRPVLPVPVPGHTGPGLWMLTRYRDVHAALRDPRFSVERIRAPLVRDNLERMPEFVRQSATGLRSLLIMDPPDHTRVRKLVNKAFTPRRIAALHGHIEAIVGALVDEAQARGRFDLVHDFAEPLPAIVIAELLGVPAEDHRRFREWSGALIAGLAAPDPATRAAGAGAARSLLAYLADTIAARRRAPRDDLISALLAAQEERDALSDAELLATANLLLLAGHETATNLIGNGTLALLREPDQWRRLCADPALLPGAVEELLRYDGPVQATLRVALEDVAIDASVIPAGALVLVGIGAANHDPDTFADPDELDLARDPNPHLAFGFGAHFCLGASLARLEARLAFEALARRLPGLTLVDERPAYRPSPVLRGLARLEVAVA
- a CDS encoding isocitrate lyase/phosphoenolpyruvate mutase family protein produces the protein MDRRGLFREMHGTPFLIPNPWDVGSARILAALGFRALATTSAGFANALGRPDGGVTRDEALAHCRQIAAATPLPVSADLENGFGDAPAFVAETIALASRTGLAGCSIEDYGAEAGLYPAGLAVERVCAAVEASRQDASPLVLTARCENFLRGKPDLADTIARLQAYQEAGADVLYAPALATVEQVRSVVAEIDRPLNVLVLPGGPTVPELFAAGAKRVSTGGALASAAQHALVEAARELLGAGTQEFWKRALASAGTVREALREPARP